One genomic region from Bacillus sp. SLBN-46 encodes:
- a CDS encoding ethanolamine ammonia-lyase reactivating factor EutA: MKFTSPHKEEMISAGIDIGTSTTKVVISKFTLMNMAGGAHVPRIEIIDKQVVYRSPIYRTPLLSPTSIDIGKIEALVKDEYKKARVEPKDIKTGAVIITGETATKTNAEVMIHQLSDHAGEFLVATAGPDLEGIIAAKGSGAYEYSKSSGKVTANIDIGGGTANIAVYKSGRLCGTCTLHIGGRLIEFHDSIIKSISPPVKNLLHHWGTIINEGQSISVNEIKRITDFMADVIGRMLQKSLTKVDQFLLLGHEPNWQEDVEAIMFSGGVGECIYRYENESANPAQYDDIGMVLAASLKENEVLHKWSWVKPEETVRATVLGAGLQTTEISGATIEVDSSQLPLKNLPVFQIRFDKDFNEVIDSISKKVTEAIDLYDPQKEGQNFALYFSNLPYLRFREIDAWAESILQGLKQKPNRSQPVVLVLDRDYAKVLGQTINRKDPSQSVICIDQITVENGDYLDIGRVLESDVVPVIIKTLTFQNEERRTFR; this comes from the coding sequence ATGAAATTTACTAGCCCACATAAAGAAGAAATGATCAGTGCTGGAATTGATATCGGAACGAGTACAACTAAAGTAGTGATTAGTAAGTTTACATTGATGAATATGGCTGGCGGGGCACATGTTCCTCGCATCGAGATAATTGATAAGCAGGTCGTTTATCGCAGTCCCATTTATCGAACACCACTTCTTTCTCCAACATCAATCGATATTGGGAAAATTGAGGCATTAGTAAAAGATGAATATAAAAAAGCAAGGGTTGAGCCTAAAGATATTAAAACCGGGGCTGTCATCATCACGGGAGAAACAGCAACGAAGACTAATGCAGAAGTAATGATCCACCAGCTATCGGATCATGCCGGTGAATTTTTGGTAGCCACGGCCGGACCAGATCTAGAAGGGATCATTGCTGCAAAGGGTTCTGGTGCCTATGAGTACTCGAAATCATCAGGAAAAGTCACTGCCAATATTGATATCGGTGGAGGAACAGCAAATATAGCCGTTTATAAATCAGGGCGACTTTGTGGCACTTGTACACTCCATATTGGCGGTAGACTTATAGAATTTCATGACTCAATAATCAAAAGTATTTCACCTCCTGTGAAGAATCTGCTTCATCATTGGGGGACAATCATAAATGAGGGACAATCCATAAGTGTAAATGAAATAAAGAGAATTACTGATTTTATGGCTGATGTGATTGGAAGGATGCTACAAAAGTCGCTTACGAAAGTAGACCAATTCCTTTTATTAGGTCATGAACCTAATTGGCAGGAAGATGTAGAGGCTATTATGTTTTCAGGAGGAGTTGGTGAATGTATCTATCGTTATGAAAACGAGTCTGCTAACCCAGCCCAATATGATGACATCGGCATGGTACTGGCTGCTTCCTTGAAAGAAAACGAGGTCTTACATAAATGGTCATGGGTCAAGCCGGAGGAAACTGTAAGGGCAACCGTCTTAGGTGCAGGGTTGCAAACAACGGAAATCAGCGGGGCGACCATTGAGGTAGATAGTAGCCAATTACCACTTAAGAATTTGCCGGTTTTTCAAATCCGATTTGACAAAGATTTTAACGAGGTAATAGATTCTATTTCGAAAAAGGTGACAGAAGCAATTGACCTATATGATCCCCAGAAGGAAGGTCAGAATTTTGCCCTTTATTTTTCGAATCTACCCTATTTACGCTTTCGAGAAATTGACGCATGGGCAGAATCCATCCTTCAAGGGCTGAAGCAAAAACCTAATCGATCGCAGCCCGTGGTCCTTGTTTTAGATAGAGATTATGCAAAAGTACTCGGGCAAACGATTAATCGGAAAGATCCTTCGCAGTCCGTCATTTGCATAGATCAAATAACCGTTGAAAATGGTGACTATTTAGACATTGGGCGCGTACTAGAATCCGATGTCGTTCCGGTCATCATAAAAACCTTAACATTCCAGAATGAAGAAAGGAGGACTTTCAGGTGA
- a CDS encoding ethanolamine ammonia-lyase subunit EutB, whose amino-acid sequence MRLKTNYFGTFYQFSSLKDLFAKANEEKSGDRLAGLSAETVQERIAAKEVLSNLTLHDIRENPLLSPDEDEVSRIIEGQINEPIYQSIKNWSVSELREYILNDTTTGEDLKRLSRGLNSEMIAAVAKIMSNLDLVHAANKIEILSKCNITIGQKGVLASRLQPNHPTDNVEGMMASMKEGLSYGIGDAVIGINPVDDSVESVKRLLHATHDFIQKWEIPTQNCVLAHVTAQMKALQQGAPADMIFQSIAGTEAANRSFGITASLLEEANEMAKVYGTGTGPQRMYFETGQGSELSAEAHYGIDQLTLESRNYGFARYFDPYIVNTVVGFIGPEYLYNNKQVIRAGLEDHFMGKMHGIPMGVDICYTNHIKADQNDIEDLGVLLTAAGVNFIIAAPMGDDCMLNYQSLSYHDVATLRQTLNKRPAPLFEEWLEKMGIFENGKLSKKAGDPTIFSRVGGV is encoded by the coding sequence GTGAGATTAAAGACGAATTATTTCGGCACATTCTACCAATTTTCCTCATTAAAGGACTTATTTGCAAAAGCAAACGAAGAAAAATCAGGTGACCGCTTAGCAGGTCTTTCAGCAGAAACCGTACAAGAGCGTATAGCTGCAAAGGAAGTATTAAGCAACTTAACACTTCATGATATTAGGGAGAACCCGCTACTATCTCCTGATGAAGATGAGGTCTCACGCATTATTGAAGGTCAAATCAATGAACCAATCTATCAATCGATTAAAAATTGGTCCGTTTCCGAGCTTAGGGAGTATATCCTAAATGATACAACCACTGGTGAAGATTTAAAGCGGTTAAGCAGAGGCTTAAATAGTGAGATGATCGCTGCAGTTGCGAAAATCATGTCCAATTTAGACTTGGTTCATGCAGCAAACAAGATTGAGATTCTATCAAAATGTAATATTACGATTGGTCAAAAAGGGGTGCTTGCTTCAAGACTACAGCCTAACCATCCAACAGACAATGTTGAGGGAATGATGGCATCCATGAAAGAAGGTCTCTCCTATGGAATTGGTGATGCGGTCATTGGAATCAACCCCGTGGATGATTCAGTAGAGAGCGTAAAGAGACTGCTACATGCTACCCATGACTTCATTCAAAAATGGGAAATACCGACACAAAACTGTGTGCTAGCCCATGTCACTGCTCAGATGAAAGCACTTCAGCAAGGAGCTCCTGCAGATATGATTTTCCAAAGTATCGCAGGAACCGAAGCCGCTAACCGTTCATTTGGTATTACTGCTTCCCTTTTAGAAGAAGCCAATGAAATGGCTAAGGTATATGGAACCGGAACAGGGCCACAGCGTATGTATTTTGAAACGGGCCAAGGCTCTGAGTTATCTGCTGAGGCACATTATGGCATTGATCAATTGACCTTAGAATCACGTAATTATGGCTTTGCTCGATACTTTGATCCTTATATCGTAAACACAGTGGTTGGCTTTATTGGGCCAGAATATTTGTACAACAATAAACAGGTAATCCGAGCAGGGTTAGAAGACCACTTTATGGGCAAAATGCATGGGATTCCGATGGGAGTAGATATTTGTTATACAAACCATATAAAAGCAGATCAAAATGATATTGAGGATTTAGGTGTGCTTTTAACCGCTGCGGGAGTGAATTTTATCATTGCTGCACCAATGGGTGATGACTGCATGTTGAATTACCAATCCTTAAGTTATCACGATGTGGCTACCTTAAGACAAACATTGAATAAGCGCCCTGCTCCATTGTTCGAAGAGTGGCTTGAAAAGATGGGGATTTTTGAAAATGGAAAGTTAAGTAAAAAAGCAGGAGATCCAACTATTTTTTCGAGGGTAGGAGGTGTTTAA
- the eutC gene encoding ethanolamine ammonia-lyase subunit EutC → MNPELVEQITKLIYEKLQSPTVVTDEQTSSEVEVKFWNHNADGQSHPSASDNYQPIKEKIHQTLQDEIEEINIESKPVIGIESPFDKDELASLISKTPARIGVGRAGLRPKTNTWLKFRYDHAAAVDAVYGDVNPGLLESLSLFKVNTKVADKEVYVRRPDFGRKLSEEAKQLITQKCKKSPTVQIIVSDGLSSKAIDENLEDVYLSLNQALQGLGLDVGTPFFIEKGRVAAMDDVGELLKPKVIVYLIGERPGLVSAESLSAYLCYEPRLGTIEADRMVVSNIHKGGIPPVEAGAYLGTVIQKVLKYQASGVSLVQKEQ, encoded by the coding sequence ATGAATCCTGAGTTAGTTGAACAAATTACCAAATTAATATATGAAAAATTACAATCACCAACTGTGGTGACCGATGAACAGACGTCGTCAGAAGTAGAGGTGAAGTTTTGGAACCATAATGCAGATGGTCAATCACACCCTTCAGCGAGTGATAACTATCAACCAATCAAAGAAAAGATACACCAAACCCTACAAGATGAAATTGAAGAAATTAACATAGAATCAAAACCTGTTATTGGAATTGAATCCCCATTTGATAAAGATGAATTAGCATCTTTGATTAGTAAAACACCTGCAAGAATTGGGGTGGGGAGAGCGGGACTAAGACCTAAAACGAATACCTGGTTGAAGTTTCGTTACGATCATGCAGCTGCAGTAGATGCTGTGTACGGTGATGTAAATCCTGGTTTATTAGAAAGTTTATCGCTTTTTAAAGTAAACACAAAGGTGGCTGACAAAGAAGTGTATGTAAGACGTCCTGATTTTGGGCGCAAACTTTCTGAAGAAGCTAAGCAACTGATTACACAAAAATGCAAAAAATCTCCGACTGTTCAAATCATTGTATCAGATGGTTTAAGTTCAAAGGCGATTGATGAAAACTTAGAGGATGTTTATTTATCTCTTAATCAAGCTCTACAAGGTTTAGGCCTTGATGTTGGGACACCTTTTTTCATTGAAAAAGGAAGAGTAGCTGCCATGGATGATGTTGGAGAGCTGTTAAAGCCAAAAGTGATTGTGTACTTGATTGGTGAGCGTCCAGGTCTTGTGAGTGCGGAATCTCTTAGTGCCTATCTTTGCTATGAACCGCGCTTAGGGACAATTGAGGCGGACCGAATGGTTGTATCAAATATTCATAAAGGTGGGATACCGCCGGTTGAAGCCGGTGCCTACCTAGGTACAGTCATTCAAAAAGTATTAAAATATCAAGCTAGTGGAGTTTCGCTAGTTCAAAAAGAACAATAA
- the eutL gene encoding ethanolamine utilization microcompartment protein EutL encodes MTLERIHAEILAVRIIPNVDSALAEQFQLEPNHRSLAIFTSTIDDVGYTALDEATKRADVEVVYARSFYAGAAHASGPLSGEMIGILAGPTPDEVKSGMEAVIQTAENDAFFEAVNEDKSHALYAHVVARTGSYLSKEAGISQGEALAYLIAPPLEAVFGIDAALKAADVKLVKFFGPPSETNFGGGLLTGSQSACQAAADAFREVILDISRNPRQI; translated from the coding sequence GTGACCTTAGAGCGAATTCATGCAGAAATATTAGCTGTCCGAATTATCCCAAACGTAGACTCCGCCCTGGCCGAACAGTTTCAACTAGAGCCCAATCATCGTAGCCTGGCCATTTTTACTTCCACCATCGATGATGTTGGTTATACAGCATTAGATGAGGCTACAAAAAGAGCGGATGTAGAGGTTGTTTATGCTCGCTCATTCTATGCGGGTGCAGCACATGCCTCAGGACCATTATCAGGTGAAATGATTGGCATCCTAGCTGGTCCAACTCCAGATGAAGTGAAAAGTGGAATGGAGGCGGTCATCCAGACAGCAGAAAACGATGCTTTTTTCGAAGCGGTAAATGAGGACAAAAGCCATGCGTTGTATGCCCATGTGGTAGCAAGGACGGGAAGTTATTTATCGAAAGAAGCTGGTATTAGCCAAGGGGAAGCACTTGCTTACTTGATTGCCCCTCCACTCGAGGCGGTTTTTGGAATTGATGCAGCGTTAAAGGCAGCAGACGTAAAGTTAGTTAAATTTTTTGGTCCGCCATCAGAAACGAACTTTGGAGGGGGACTACTGACAGGTTCGCAATCAGCCTGTCAGGCAGCAGCAGATGCGTTCCGTGAAGTCATTCTTGATATCAGCAGAAATCCAAGACAAATTTAA
- a CDS encoding aldehyde dehydrogenase family protein, which produces MQFDHDLQSIQEMRDALQKAKEAQQKYMAFSQEQVDAIVKRVAEAAFAKSLELAKFAVEETRMGIVEHKRMKNDVGSMAVYQSIKNEKTVGIIKEDHANKVVEVAAPFGVIAGIIPTTNPTSTAIFKALISLKTRNGIVFSPHPRAVKCTIAALEICLEAAKDAGAPDGIIGWISKPTMAATTELMKHRDIDLILATGGKDLVRAAYSSGKPAYGVGPGNVPVYVEKSADIAKAMKMIVESKSFDHGTICATEQAMVVDRNVQQLAIRELKKNGAYLLNEQEKTFLEKVISPLPGKLNPTIVGQSALKIAEMAGISVPSDTRILVAEETRVGKDVPFSIEKLSPILALYTADSYYQAKEICLSLLNLGGRGHSLSLHTNDDKVAREFALEMPVSRLMVNTLSSIGAVGATTGLVPSLTLGCGSFGGNITSDNVSAKHLINIKRMAYGTKEVIIPKPGNQPSHTKSESTENVSEIVEQVLKQVNLAGNVDPNLISEMVNQVLKKYQMN; this is translated from the coding sequence GTGCAGTTTGACCATGATTTACAATCAATCCAAGAAATGCGGGATGCCCTTCAAAAAGCAAAGGAAGCGCAACAGAAGTACATGGCGTTTTCACAAGAGCAAGTCGACGCAATCGTGAAACGGGTAGCGGAAGCTGCTTTTGCTAAATCATTGGAATTAGCAAAGTTTGCGGTTGAAGAAACTAGAATGGGTATTGTTGAACACAAACGAATGAAAAATGATGTCGGATCAATGGCTGTATACCAATCTATTAAGAATGAAAAGACAGTTGGCATTATTAAAGAGGACCATGCTAACAAAGTAGTGGAAGTGGCTGCGCCATTTGGAGTAATCGCTGGTATTATTCCAACGACCAATCCAACTTCGACGGCTATCTTTAAAGCATTAATTAGCTTGAAAACAAGAAATGGAATAGTATTTAGCCCACACCCAAGAGCAGTTAAATGTACCATAGCGGCATTGGAAATTTGCTTGGAGGCTGCTAAAGATGCAGGAGCACCTGATGGAATTATCGGCTGGATCTCTAAACCAACGATGGCAGCAACGACGGAATTAATGAAACATCGTGACATTGACTTAATCCTCGCAACTGGTGGAAAAGATTTAGTCCGGGCAGCTTATAGTTCAGGAAAACCAGCTTATGGGGTAGGTCCTGGTAATGTTCCGGTATATGTTGAAAAATCAGCAGATATAGCAAAAGCTATGAAAATGATTGTGGAAAGCAAATCATTTGATCATGGTACGATTTGTGCAACAGAACAAGCCATGGTAGTAGATCGTAATGTACAGCAACTGGCAATACGAGAACTTAAGAAAAATGGGGCATACCTGCTAAATGAACAAGAAAAAACTTTTTTAGAAAAAGTGATTTCCCCGCTTCCTGGAAAATTAAATCCTACTATCGTTGGACAAAGTGCACTAAAAATTGCGGAAATGGCAGGAATCTCTGTTCCTTCAGATACAAGGATTTTAGTGGCTGAAGAAACAAGAGTTGGCAAGGATGTACCTTTCTCTATAGAAAAGCTTTCACCCATCCTAGCTCTATACACAGCGGATAGTTATTATCAGGCAAAAGAAATATGCTTAAGCTTGCTAAACCTTGGCGGGAGAGGACATAGTTTATCCCTGCACACGAATGATGACAAGGTAGCAAGGGAATTTGCCCTAGAAATGCCAGTTTCAAGGTTGATGGTAAACACGCTCTCCTCGATTGGGGCGGTTGGTGCTACAACTGGACTCGTGCCATCACTGACACTTGGCTGTGGCTCTTTTGGAGGCAATATTACTTCAGACAATGTATCTGCCAAGCATTTAATCAATATAAAAAGAATGGCATATGGAACGAAAGAGGTTATCATTCCAAAGCCAGGCAATCAACCTAGTCATACAAAATCAGAATCAACCGAAAATGTATCAGAAATTGTTGAACAGGTATTAAAACAAGTAAATCTCGCAGGAAATGTAGATCCAAATTTGATTTCTGAAATGGTGAATCAAGTTTTAAAAAAATATCAAATGAACTAA
- the eutM gene encoding ethanolamine utilization microcompartment protein EutM, with product MARELTALGMVETKGLVASIEAADAMVKAANVNLIGKVQVGGGLVTVFVRGDVGAVKAATDAGAAAAQRVGELLSVHVIPRPHNELESILPKLEAEL from the coding sequence ATGGCAAGAGAGTTAACAGCATTAGGAATGGTTGAAACAAAAGGGTTAGTGGCATCAATTGAGGCAGCTGACGCAATGGTAAAAGCGGCAAACGTCAACCTAATTGGAAAAGTTCAGGTTGGAGGAGGCCTTGTAACTGTATTTGTACGCGGGGACGTAGGTGCGGTAAAGGCAGCAACAGATGCTGGTGCTGCAGCTGCACAACGTGTTGGAGAGCTTTTATCTGTACACGTCATTCCACGTCCACACAATGAATTGGAAAGCATTTTACCAAAATTAGAAGCTGAACTCTAA
- a CDS encoding EutN/CcmL family microcompartment protein: protein MQVGTVIGNVWATRKEDHLTGLKFLFVQPELPNGSPIQTPFIAVDRIGAGVGDKVMVTLGSAATNMAVETSLPIDALIIGIIDSIDVTGGAEHGEGIRND from the coding sequence TTGCAAGTAGGTACAGTAATCGGAAATGTATGGGCGACTAGAAAGGAAGACCATTTAACTGGATTGAAATTTTTATTTGTGCAGCCAGAGCTTCCTAACGGATCGCCAATTCAAACCCCCTTTATTGCTGTAGACCGAATAGGTGCAGGTGTTGGGGATAAAGTGATGGTAACTTTAGGTAGTGCTGCAACGAATATGGCAGTAGAGACTAGTCTACCTATCGATGCACTTATTATCGGTATAATTGATTCGATAGACGTTACGGGAGGTGCCGAGCATGGCGAAGGCATTAGGAATGATTGA
- a CDS encoding BMC domain-containing protein, whose product MAKALGMIETRGLIASIVAADAMVKAADVRLIKKEKVDAGLVAVLVEGDVGAVQAAVDAGKYAAAKAGVLVSAHVIPRPDDGVGVILAEQPKKDQEILKTNKKNTKAKSISSKVDSTQEEPPSN is encoded by the coding sequence ATGGCGAAGGCATTAGGAATGATTGAAACGAGAGGGTTAATTGCCTCCATCGTGGCTGCAGATGCAATGGTAAAAGCGGCTGATGTCAGGCTCATAAAGAAAGAAAAGGTAGATGCAGGTCTTGTGGCTGTTTTAGTGGAAGGGGATGTAGGCGCCGTGCAAGCTGCCGTTGATGCAGGCAAGTATGCAGCAGCTAAGGCAGGAGTGCTGGTTTCCGCACATGTGATTCCACGACCTGATGATGGTGTAGGAGTGATTCTCGCAGAGCAGCCAAAAAAGGATCAAGAAATATTAAAAACAAATAAAAAAAATACAAAAGCAAAATCGATTTCATCTAAAGTTGATTCGACACAGGAAGAACCTCCAAGCAACTAA
- the mdh gene encoding malate dehydrogenase — protein MAFKRRKIAVIGAGFTGATAALMLAQKELGDVVLVDIPSQSDPTKGKALDMLEASPVQGFNANITGTSNYEDILDADLVLITAGIARKPGMSRDDLVSTNAKIIEQVSENVKKFAPNSYIIVLSNPVDVMTYVCYKTTGFPKNRVIGQSGVLDTARFNTFVAQELNVSVEDISGFVLGGHGDDMVPLVRFSYAGGIPLDKILPPHRIEAIVERTRKGGGEIVNLLGQGSAYYAPAASMVQMAEAILKDKKRILPSIAYLEGEYGYHDLYLGVPTILGGDGIESIIEIPLTPEEKSALDKSAHSVRNVMTIFNK, from the coding sequence ATGGCTTTCAAACGGAGAAAAATAGCAGTTATCGGAGCAGGCTTTACCGGTGCAACAGCTGCATTGATGCTTGCTCAGAAGGAATTAGGTGACGTGGTTCTAGTAGATATTCCATCTCAAAGTGATCCAACCAAAGGGAAAGCACTTGATATGTTAGAAGCAAGTCCTGTGCAAGGATTTAATGCAAATATTACTGGAACGTCAAATTACGAGGATATCCTAGATGCTGACTTAGTGCTTATTACGGCAGGGATTGCTCGGAAACCGGGAATGAGCCGTGACGATTTAGTGTCAACAAATGCTAAAATTATCGAGCAAGTATCAGAAAACGTGAAAAAGTTTGCGCCTAATAGTTACATTATAGTTCTAAGTAATCCGGTGGATGTAATGACGTATGTATGCTATAAAACGACCGGGTTTCCAAAGAATCGTGTAATTGGTCAATCAGGTGTATTAGATACAGCCCGTTTTAACACATTTGTAGCCCAGGAATTGAATGTATCAGTTGAGGACATTTCTGGGTTTGTACTTGGTGGTCACGGGGATGATATGGTACCTTTAGTACGCTTTTCCTATGCTGGAGGAATCCCACTGGACAAAATTCTCCCACCGCATCGGATTGAAGCAATTGTAGAAAGAACGCGTAAGGGCGGCGGCGAGATTGTCAATTTACTTGGACAAGGAAGTGCTTATTATGCTCCTGCCGCATCAATGGTCCAAATGGCAGAGGCCATACTTAAAGACAAAAAGCGCATTTTACCATCCATCGCTTATTTAGAAGGTGAATATGGCTATCATGATCTTTATTTAGGGGTTCCGACCATTCTTGGAGGAGATGGAATAGAAAGTATTATTGAGATCCCGCTAACTCCTGAAGAGAAATCTGCATTAGATAAATCTGCACATTCCGTCCGAAATGTTATGACTATTTTTAACAAGTAG
- the eat gene encoding ethanolamine permease, which produces MEKEKNHLHKSLTPIHLWGIAVGMVISGQYFGWNYGFEQGGTIGLAIAALIITVFYTTFIFSYSELSTSIPHAGGPSAYARKAMGPFMGFVTGIACLLEFVFAPPAIAVSVGAYINFLVPSINAVYATVGMFILFILVNLIGVKGAAIIELVATIMALIGLAIYYVAGLPHVQTSNIFNETAFSNGWSGVMAAIPFAIWFFLAIEGGAMAAEEVRDPKKDIPKGFISGILTLGVATVLTLFVTAGLGGGTGKPADYPLPQALSSVYGEGSIIPITVAIIGLFGLIASLHGIIIGFSRQTFALARAGYLPKFLSNLSKRGVPHWGLIVPGAIGVIAAGSANFANALIILSVFGAITMYCLSMVSLFVLRKKEPNMERPFKVSYPVVPAIALILGVFSFFCVVKYSVLTTSLPLFGVELPLGYVILSIFGVAIVYYFLVGSKNLRPMSEEFVSIEDITSHEELKDVVNR; this is translated from the coding sequence TTGGAGAAGGAAAAGAACCATTTGCATAAAAGTCTCACACCTATTCATTTATGGGGTATTGCTGTGGGTATGGTTATTTCAGGTCAGTATTTTGGTTGGAATTACGGGTTCGAACAAGGGGGAACGATTGGCCTTGCTATTGCAGCACTTATAATTACAGTGTTCTATACAACGTTTATTTTTAGTTATTCTGAGTTATCCACTTCTATTCCACATGCTGGTGGGCCATCTGCTTATGCAAGGAAAGCAATGGGGCCATTTATGGGGTTTGTAACAGGGATAGCCTGTTTACTTGAATTTGTATTTGCTCCACCCGCAATTGCTGTTTCAGTTGGTGCTTACATTAACTTCTTAGTCCCTAGCATTAATGCCGTTTATGCAACAGTTGGGATGTTTATTTTGTTTATTTTAGTCAACCTCATTGGGGTAAAGGGAGCTGCAATCATTGAATTGGTAGCTACCATTATGGCCCTTATCGGTTTAGCAATTTATTATGTAGCAGGGTTACCACATGTACAAACATCTAATATTTTTAATGAAACGGCCTTCTCAAATGGCTGGTCTGGGGTTATGGCAGCAATTCCTTTTGCCATTTGGTTCTTCCTAGCAATTGAAGGCGGTGCGATGGCCGCTGAAGAAGTTCGTGATCCTAAGAAGGATATTCCAAAAGGATTCATTTCAGGAATTTTAACTCTTGGTGTTGCCACGGTTTTAACACTATTCGTAACGGCTGGTCTTGGTGGAGGAACTGGCAAGCCGGCGGATTACCCGCTTCCACAAGCCTTATCTAGTGTGTATGGTGAAGGCAGTATCATTCCTATTACTGTTGCGATTATTGGACTATTTGGTTTAATTGCCAGTTTACATGGAATAATTATTGGATTCTCCCGCCAGACGTTTGCCTTGGCAAGAGCAGGGTACTTACCGAAATTCCTTTCTAACCTTTCAAAAAGAGGCGTACCGCACTGGGGTCTGATTGTACCAGGTGCAATTGGTGTCATTGCTGCTGGTTCTGCTAATTTTGCAAATGCACTAATTATCCTTTCTGTTTTTGGTGCGATTACCATGTACTGCTTAAGTATGGTTTCATTATTTGTGTTAAGAAAGAAAGAACCAAATATGGAAAGACCCTTCAAAGTAAGTTATCCAGTTGTGCCAGCGATTGCCCTTATTTTAGGCGTGTTTTCTTTCTTCTGTGTTGTTAAATACAGTGTTCTAACAACATCTTTACCATTGTTTGGAGTAGAACTTCCATTAGGTTATGTCATTTTATCCATCTTTGGGGTAGCAATTGTCTACTATTTCTTAGTAGGTTCGAAAAATCTACGCCCAATGTCAGAAGAATTTGTATCCATAGAAGATATTACTTCACATGAAGAACTAAAGGATGTTGTAAACAGATAA